The proteins below are encoded in one region of Nakamurella flava:
- a CDS encoding response regulator transcription factor, with amino-acid sequence MSTTGQKPAPGPRLLLVEDDRQLGPLLAEILDEAYEVDLVTDGQAGLHAGLTGGYAALVVDRGLPVVEGLDIVRGLRQNGVITPVLVLTARGTVADRVEGLDAGAEDYLVKPFEIDELLARLRALLRRSADVAQTLAVGVLRFDVLGRRVTGPDGIVDLSGREAALLEVLARRPQQVFTRPQLLAAVFDPADDPGSVDTYVYYLRRKLGRDCVQTVHGMGYRLGTP; translated from the coding sequence ATGTCGACGACCGGGCAGAAGCCCGCACCCGGGCCGCGGCTGCTGCTGGTGGAGGACGACCGACAGCTGGGTCCCCTGCTGGCCGAGATCCTCGACGAGGCCTACGAGGTCGATCTGGTCACCGATGGCCAAGCGGGCCTGCACGCCGGTCTGACGGGCGGGTACGCCGCCCTCGTCGTCGACCGCGGGTTGCCGGTGGTCGAGGGCCTGGACATCGTCCGCGGGCTGCGGCAGAACGGGGTGATCACCCCGGTCCTGGTGCTGACCGCTCGGGGGACGGTCGCGGACCGGGTCGAGGGGCTCGACGCCGGCGCCGAGGACTATCTGGTCAAGCCGTTCGAGATCGACGAGTTGCTCGCCCGGTTGCGGGCCCTGCTCCGCCGGTCTGCCGACGTCGCCCAGACCCTCGCGGTCGGCGTGCTCCGGTTCGACGTCCTCGGTCGCCGGGTGACGGGGCCGGACGGCATCGTCGACCTCTCCGGTCGGGAGGCCGCTCTGCTGGAGGTGCTGGCCCGTCGCCCCCAGCAGGTGTTCACCCGGCCCCAACTGTTGGCCGCGGTCTTCGACCCCGCCGACGATCCCGGCAGCGTCGACACCTACGTCTACTACCTGCGCCGCAAACTGGGCCGGGACTGCGTGCAGACGGTGCACGGCATGGGCTACCGGCTGGGGACACCGTGA
- a CDS encoding LysR family transcriptional regulator, with the protein MTTSSVMSSLSFRQLQYVVAVADAGQISAAARELYVSQSAVTMAVQEVERQLRAELFVRGPRGVVLSPAGRAFLPKARRILQLMDDATLVATSDTDLRGNIQVGVTYTVMAYFVPHHLQRLRAMFPQVEISWLELDRPEVEDLLHSGHLDLGLVLTSNIRRRELDHETLVHSRRRLWHAPGHALGDLPEVRLTDVAEHPYVQLTVDEADYTTRSYWGGLSPRVLLETSSIEAVRSIVANGDGVAILSDMVYRPWSLEGKKVDTVVLRDPVPDMRIGLAWHRAVSFTPAMTALREYFRGQFDTADQRP; encoded by the coding sequence ATGACGACGAGCTCGGTGATGTCCTCGTTGTCCTTCCGACAGCTGCAGTACGTCGTCGCGGTGGCCGACGCCGGGCAGATCAGCGCGGCCGCCCGCGAGCTCTACGTCTCGCAGTCCGCGGTCACCATGGCCGTGCAGGAGGTCGAACGGCAGTTGCGGGCCGAACTCTTCGTCCGCGGTCCCCGCGGGGTCGTCCTGTCACCGGCCGGCAGGGCGTTCCTACCCAAGGCGCGACGCATCCTGCAACTGATGGACGACGCCACCCTGGTGGCCACGAGCGACACCGATCTGCGCGGCAACATCCAGGTCGGGGTCACGTACACCGTCATGGCGTACTTCGTCCCGCACCACCTGCAGCGGCTGAGGGCCATGTTCCCGCAGGTGGAGATCTCGTGGCTGGAGCTCGATCGGCCTGAGGTCGAAGACCTGCTGCACTCCGGGCATCTCGATCTGGGACTGGTGCTGACCTCCAACATCCGCCGCCGCGAACTGGACCACGAGACCCTGGTGCATTCCCGCCGCCGGCTCTGGCACGCTCCCGGCCATGCCCTCGGGGACCTGCCGGAGGTGCGGCTGACCGATGTCGCCGAACACCCCTACGTCCAGCTGACGGTCGACGAGGCTGACTACACCACCCGCTCCTACTGGGGAGGGCTCTCGCCCCGGGTGCTGCTCGAGACGTCGTCCATCGAGGCCGTGCGCAGCATCGTGGCCAACGGAGACGGCGTGGCCATCCTTTCGGACATGGTCTACCGGCCCTGGAGCCTGGAGGGCAAGAAGGTCGACACCGTGGTGCTGCGGGATCCCGTTCCCGACATGCGCATCGGTTTGGCGTGGCACCGCGCGGTCTCCTTCACACCGGCGATGACAGCCCTGCGCGAGTACTTCCGAGGTCAGTTCGACACCGCCGACCAGCGACCCTGA
- a CDS encoding 5-oxoprolinase subunit B family protein, producing MTRYTLGGDEHLFVELSESMSLSAFFTGSLITRELAARGLSGILDICPANASFQVRFDPDVLPVARLRAELEDIEAGLAAASGILQTRVIEIPVLYDDPWTNETQLRFRDRHQDPQSTDLQYAARINGYDDVPSFIEAHSAKPWFVSMVGFVAGLPFMYQMVERDKQIQVPKYLRPRTDTPKLTVGYGGCFSCIYSVRGAGGYQMFGVTPVPIYDPEQRIAHLSDFLVLFRPGDIVKFRPVDRAEYDRIVAAVDSNEYRLRIAPVEFSLPDFESDPAGYPARLLEVLDAR from the coding sequence ATGACCCGCTACACACTCGGTGGCGACGAGCATCTGTTCGTCGAACTGTCGGAGAGCATGTCGCTGTCGGCGTTCTTCACCGGCAGCCTGATCACCCGGGAACTGGCGGCCCGCGGACTGTCCGGCATCCTCGACATCTGCCCGGCGAACGCCTCGTTCCAGGTGCGCTTCGATCCGGACGTCCTGCCGGTCGCCCGGCTGCGGGCTGAGCTGGAGGACATCGAGGCCGGTCTGGCTGCCGCATCCGGGATCCTCCAGACGCGGGTCATCGAGATACCCGTCCTGTACGACGATCCCTGGACCAACGAGACACAACTTCGTTTCCGCGATCGTCACCAGGACCCACAGTCGACGGACCTGCAGTACGCCGCCCGGATCAACGGCTACGACGACGTGCCGTCCTTCATCGAGGCGCACTCGGCGAAGCCGTGGTTCGTCTCGATGGTCGGCTTCGTCGCCGGGCTGCCGTTCATGTATCAGATGGTCGAGCGGGACAAGCAGATCCAGGTGCCCAAGTACCTGCGTCCGCGGACTGACACCCCGAAACTGACCGTGGGCTACGGAGGCTGCTTCAGCTGCATCTACTCGGTCCGCGGCGCCGGTGGGTACCAGATGTTCGGGGTGACCCCGGTCCCGATCTACGACCCCGAGCAGCGGATCGCGCACCTGTCGGACTTCCTGGTGCTGTTCCGACCCGGCGACATCGTGAAGTTCCGCCCGGTGGACCGGGCCGAGTACGACCGGATCGTGGCAGCGGTGGATAGCAACGAGTATCGCCTGCGCATCGCCCCCGTCGAGTTCTCCCTGCCGGACTTCGAGAGCGACCCGGCCGGTTACCCCGCTCGTCTCCTGGAGGTTCTCGATGCGCGTTGA
- a CDS encoding biotin-dependent carboxyltransferase family protein produces MRVEVVTPGLATSVQDAGRSGYYHLGIPPSGAMDQLSYRAGNLLVGNPETAASLECALLGPDLRFERDTRLSLTGARTRFTVDGEPQPADTVVDVAAGQKVSVGFATAGARAYLAVAGGFEVPEQLGSRSTYALGGLGGHRGRTLQAGDELTVAGPTSPPPPGREIPDELRVPLRKEYELRMIRGLYDHRVQPDSMDTFLAETWSVASEADRIGYRLKGGTPLDFVPREAPFGAGEDPSNIVDACYPIGSIQVPSGQQPIVLHRDAVSGGGYMMVGTVISADLDLIGQMPPNTRVRFTSVSLDEALAARADRARWLDKLRAALVG; encoded by the coding sequence ATGCGCGTTGAGGTCGTCACACCCGGACTGGCCACGTCCGTGCAGGACGCCGGCCGAAGCGGCTACTACCACCTGGGCATCCCGCCGTCGGGTGCGATGGATCAGCTCTCCTACCGGGCCGGCAACCTGCTGGTCGGCAACCCGGAGACCGCTGCGTCGCTCGAATGCGCGCTGCTGGGGCCGGATCTGCGCTTCGAGCGGGACACTCGCCTGTCTCTGACCGGTGCGCGGACGCGGTTCACCGTCGACGGCGAGCCCCAACCCGCCGACACCGTCGTCGACGTCGCTGCCGGGCAGAAGGTCTCGGTCGGGTTCGCCACCGCGGGTGCGCGCGCCTACCTGGCGGTCGCCGGCGGGTTCGAGGTACCCGAACAGTTGGGAAGCCGCTCCACCTACGCACTCGGCGGTCTGGGCGGGCACCGCGGCCGTACCCTGCAGGCCGGTGACGAGCTGACCGTCGCGGGTCCGACCTCCCCGCCGCCGCCGGGCCGGGAGATCCCCGACGAGCTGCGGGTGCCGCTGCGCAAGGAATACGAGCTGCGGATGATCCGCGGTCTCTACGACCACCGGGTGCAACCGGACTCGATGGACACGTTCCTGGCCGAGACCTGGTCCGTCGCCTCGGAGGCCGACCGCATCGGGTACCGGTTGAAGGGGGGCACGCCACTGGACTTCGTCCCCCGGGAGGCCCCGTTCGGCGCCGGCGAGGACCCGTCGAACATCGTCGACGCCTGCTATCCGATCGGCTCCATCCAGGTCCCGTCGGGTCAGCAGCCGATCGTCCTGCATCGGGATGCCGTGTCCGGTGGCGGCTACATGATGGTCGGTACGGTCATCAGTGCCGATCTGGACCTCATCGGCCAGATGCCACCGAACACCCGGGTCCGCTTCACCTCCGTCTCCCTCGACGAGGCGCTGGCGGCGCGGGCCGACCGAGCCCGGTGGCTGGACAAGTTGCGTGCGGCGTTGGTCGGCTGA
- a CDS encoding 5-oxoprolinase subunit PxpA: MTRTAQSDQRSTIDINCDMGEGFGTWTVGDGVDDQILPMVSSVNVAAGFHAGDPLTMSRTVEQAHGLDIGIGVHPGFRDLVGFGRRHIAAAPEELVADVLYQLGALREFLRYHGAPLQHLKLHGALYMHAAADEPFADALTAALQRIDPDLPVLVMAGSTVDVVASAAGQPVVREFYADRHYGDDGRIVFTRDIGALDADAVAAKVLRACQDGTVETVTGGTVPIDFDSVCLHSDTPGALELMTRTRAALDTAGIAVRSFAR, encoded by the coding sequence ATGACACGCACGGCACAGTCGGACCAACGATCGACCATCGACATCAACTGCGACATGGGTGAGGGCTTCGGCACCTGGACCGTCGGAGACGGCGTCGATGATCAGATCCTGCCGATGGTCAGCTCCGTCAACGTGGCCGCCGGCTTCCATGCGGGTGATCCGCTGACCATGTCCCGCACGGTCGAGCAGGCCCATGGCCTGGACATCGGGATCGGGGTGCACCCCGGGTTCCGTGACCTGGTGGGCTTCGGTCGTCGCCACATCGCCGCCGCCCCGGAGGAGCTGGTCGCCGACGTGCTCTACCAACTGGGCGCGCTGCGCGAATTCCTGCGCTACCACGGTGCACCGTTGCAGCATCTGAAGCTGCACGGCGCCCTGTACATGCACGCGGCCGCCGACGAGCCGTTTGCCGACGCGCTGACAGCGGCGCTGCAGCGCATCGACCCGGACCTCCCCGTGCTGGTGATGGCCGGCTCCACCGTGGACGTCGTCGCCTCCGCGGCCGGGCAACCGGTGGTCCGGGAGTTCTACGCCGATCGCCACTACGGCGACGACGGCCGCATCGTCTTCACCCGCGACATCGGCGCGCTGGACGCCGACGCCGTGGCGGCCAAGGTGTTGCGGGCCTGCCAGGACGGCACCGTCGAGACCGTGACCGGCGGCACCGTGCCCATCGACTTCGACTCCGTCTGCCTGCACAGCGACACCCCTGGTGCGCTGGAACTCATGACCCGGACGCGCGCCGCGCTCGACACCGCCGGAATTGCGGTGCGCTCGTTCGCGCGTTGA
- a CDS encoding acetyl-CoA carboxylase has protein sequence MSTVHDVTSPLPGTFYHRESPASPPFVTVGATVAAGDTVGLIEVMKMFTPVTAEVAGVVTEIVVEDEDAVDAGDVLVRIEEL, from the coding sequence GTGAGCACCGTCCACGACGTCACCTCGCCCCTGCCCGGCACCTTCTACCACCGTGAGAGCCCTGCCAGCCCGCCGTTCGTCACGGTGGGCGCCACCGTCGCCGCAGGCGACACCGTCGGCCTCATCGAGGTCATGAAGATGTTCACCCCGGTCACCGCCGAGGTCGCCGGTGTGGTCACCGAGATCGTCGTGGAGGACGAGGACGCCGTGGATGCCGGTGACGTCCTGGTGCGGATCGAGGAACTGTGA
- a CDS encoding purine-cytosine permease family protein — MSETTTPPETRSSDGSDTATHAIADADRAGRGSLTMAWWGVCSALFYIFLAATLAIAYGTVNTIIAIVLTIVSYGVVNGVLARSAIKTGLSVSLFSRVLFGRVGALVATAIFFLTAIYYAVFEGSVIAVAASQVVGGLSYGWACVLVVVLAVPMVFGSVQKFLDKLNGVLLPFYVLGLIAAVVATVATYGYSNAWLTYQPAGGAPGTGWFSAYVAYMGVWVLMMFTMDFARFGKRSDVDYHARFNFGIPFYVMTFGVNGLVGIFLVTSGAVASVSETAVVDQLITVLGGVWALLFVWVTQTRINTANFYLATVNMQAFFDKLGIRLTKAVWAVVVGVVALVMMRATDVFSYILTALNYQGIFVTAWVGIAVVHILSPVYRRMFGDQVRYHFDQVPAFNPAGLIAWFGAAITGLAMTISGVGAAWAPVATVLISAGLYAALQRVARPSWYATGVPSAPAVTR, encoded by the coding sequence ATGTCCGAGACCACGACGCCGCCGGAGACACGGTCGTCCGACGGCAGCGACACCGCCACCCACGCCATCGCCGACGCCGATCGGGCCGGTCGTGGATCGTTGACCATGGCCTGGTGGGGGGTCTGCAGTGCGCTGTTCTACATCTTCCTGGCGGCGACCCTGGCGATCGCCTACGGCACCGTCAACACCATCATCGCCATCGTGCTCACGATCGTCAGCTACGGCGTCGTCAACGGCGTGCTCGCCCGTTCGGCCATCAAGACCGGTCTGAGCGTCTCACTGTTCTCGCGGGTCCTCTTCGGGCGGGTGGGCGCCCTGGTGGCCACCGCGATCTTCTTCCTGACCGCCATCTACTACGCGGTGTTCGAGGGATCGGTCATCGCCGTCGCCGCCAGCCAGGTGGTCGGCGGACTGAGCTACGGCTGGGCCTGCGTGCTGGTCGTCGTCCTCGCCGTTCCGATGGTCTTCGGCAGCGTGCAGAAGTTCCTGGACAAGCTCAACGGTGTCCTGTTGCCGTTCTACGTCCTCGGCCTCATCGCCGCGGTGGTCGCCACCGTCGCGACCTACGGCTACAGCAACGCGTGGCTCACGTATCAGCCGGCCGGGGGAGCGCCGGGGACGGGCTGGTTCAGCGCCTACGTCGCCTACATGGGTGTGTGGGTCCTGATGATGTTCACCATGGACTTCGCGCGCTTCGGGAAGCGCTCCGATGTCGACTACCACGCCCGCTTCAACTTCGGTATCCCCTTCTACGTCATGACTTTCGGGGTGAACGGGCTTGTCGGCATCTTCCTGGTCACCTCCGGCGCGGTCGCTTCGGTCTCCGAGACCGCGGTCGTCGACCAGCTCATCACCGTCCTGGGCGGGGTGTGGGCACTGCTCTTCGTCTGGGTCACCCAGACCCGGATCAACACGGCCAACTTCTACCTGGCCACCGTCAACATGCAAGCGTTCTTCGACAAGCTCGGCATCCGGTTGACCAAAGCGGTCTGGGCCGTCGTGGTCGGGGTCGTCGCGCTCGTCATGATGCGCGCGACCGACGTGTTCAGTTACATCCTCACCGCTCTGAACTACCAGGGCATCTTCGTCACCGCCTGGGTCGGTATCGCGGTCGTGCACATCCTGAGCCCCGTCTACCGGCGGATGTTCGGTGACCAGGTGCGCTACCACTTCGATCAGGTACCGGCGTTCAACCCCGCTGGACTCATCGCCTGGTTCGGTGCGGCGATCACCGGTCTGGCCATGACCATCTCCGGGGTCGGCGCCGCCTGGGCGCCGGTCGCCACTGTCCTGATCTCCGCCGGCCTGTATGCCGCTTTGCAGCGGGTCGCCCGCCCGAGCTGGTACGCCACCGGTGTGCCGTCGGCGCCTGCCGTCACCCGTTGA
- a CDS encoding acetyl-CoA carboxylase biotin carboxylase subunit yields the protein MSGAPAGVARPIRRLLIANRGEIAVRLVRAAQEMGITAIVAHSDPDLDSLAVRLADEAIRIGPAHARKSYLAVGAVVGAALEVNADAVHPGYGFLAENADFARAVVDAGLIWVGPDADTISRMGHKAEAIATARSAGVPVVPGSDGLVESDDAAHEIAASIGFPLLIKAAAGGGGRGIRIASDPGELTAAIAAARQEASAAFGDPGVYLERFVPRARHIEVQILGDGVDAVHFFERDCSLQRRRQKIWEEAPAAALDDATRERLCRSAVDLARSVGYRGAGTVEYLYDPDRGEFYFIEMNTRIQVEHPITEEICGVDLIQAMLLVAGGESLPVRQDQVHRRGHAIEVRLNAEDPDADFRPQPGTIADVRWPAGPGVRVDAAAFPGWTIPPFYDSLIGKLIVWAPDRPSALARLRRALGELHIDGPATTAPLFSRLADDPAVVDNDIHTTWIEQWLKGGQA from the coding sequence GTGAGCGGAGCTCCCGCCGGGGTCGCCCGCCCCATCCGCCGGCTCCTCATCGCCAACCGCGGCGAGATCGCCGTCCGTCTCGTGCGTGCGGCCCAGGAGATGGGCATCACCGCGATCGTCGCGCACAGCGATCCGGACCTGGATTCGCTCGCCGTGCGGCTGGCCGACGAGGCCATCCGTATCGGTCCCGCCCACGCTCGCAAGAGTTATCTCGCGGTCGGGGCAGTGGTCGGCGCCGCTCTGGAGGTGAACGCCGACGCCGTCCACCCCGGATACGGCTTCCTCGCCGAGAACGCCGACTTCGCCCGCGCTGTCGTCGACGCCGGACTGATCTGGGTCGGACCCGACGCCGACACCATCTCGCGGATGGGTCACAAGGCGGAGGCGATCGCGACCGCCCGGAGTGCGGGTGTGCCGGTGGTCCCCGGCAGCGACGGCCTGGTCGAGTCCGACGACGCCGCCCACGAGATCGCCGCGAGCATCGGGTTTCCGTTGCTGATCAAGGCCGCCGCCGGGGGTGGGGGGCGCGGGATCCGTATCGCCTCCGACCCCGGGGAACTGACCGCAGCCATCGCCGCCGCCCGCCAGGAGGCGTCCGCGGCCTTCGGCGACCCCGGTGTGTACCTCGAGCGATTCGTCCCACGAGCCCGGCACATCGAGGTGCAGATCCTCGGGGACGGCGTGGATGCCGTGCACTTCTTCGAGCGCGACTGCTCGCTCCAGCGGCGCCGCCAGAAGATCTGGGAGGAAGCCCCCGCCGCCGCCCTCGACGACGCGACCCGCGAGCGGCTCTGCCGGTCGGCGGTCGACCTCGCCCGTTCCGTGGGGTACCGGGGGGCGGGAACGGTCGAGTATCTCTACGACCCCGACCGCGGGGAGTTCTACTTCATCGAGATGAACACGCGCATCCAGGTCGAGCACCCCATCACCGAGGAGATCTGCGGAGTCGACCTCATCCAGGCCATGCTGCTGGTCGCCGGGGGAGAGTCGCTGCCCGTGCGGCAGGACCAGGTGCACCGTCGCGGCCACGCGATCGAGGTGCGACTGAACGCCGAGGATCCCGACGCGGACTTCCGTCCCCAACCGGGCACGATCGCGGACGTGCGCTGGCCGGCCGGGCCCGGGGTACGGGTGGACGCCGCCGCCTTCCCGGGGTGGACCATCCCGCCGTTCTACGACTCGCTCATCGGCAAGCTCATCGTCTGGGCACCGGACCGGCCGTCCGCCCTCGCCCGGCTCCGTCGGGCGCTCGGCGAACTGCACATCGACGGTCCGGCCACCACCGCTCCGCTGTTCTCGCGGCTGGCCGACGATCCCGCGGTCGTCGACAACGACATCCACACCACCTGGATCGAGCAGTGGCTCAAGGGAGGGCAGGCATGA
- a CDS encoding FMN-binding protein, with translation MRRILLWAMSTLSAVVLLFSYKTSTNSSAATVLPESSAVAPIVGGTAPTTGGAPSTGSSGSTSSGTTSSGGSSAGTSSNSGTSATAAPTTADPSTTSGSTTVTGSVAQTRWGPVQVQLTVESGRITQVSVLQYPDGNGKDQQINARALPVLISETVSAQSADIDMVSGATVTSQGYRTSLQSALDQAGL, from the coding sequence ATGCGACGCATCCTGCTGTGGGCGATGAGCACGCTGTCCGCCGTCGTTCTGCTGTTCAGCTACAAGACCTCCACCAACTCGTCGGCCGCCACAGTCCTCCCCGAATCGTCGGCGGTCGCGCCCATCGTCGGCGGAACCGCCCCGACCACCGGCGGCGCGCCGTCCACCGGATCGTCCGGCAGCACGTCATCCGGGACAACGTCGTCGGGAGGTTCCTCTGCCGGCACGTCGTCGAACTCGGGGACGTCCGCGACCGCGGCCCCGACCACCGCCGACCCCTCGACGACATCCGGCTCGACCACGGTCACCGGCTCGGTGGCCCAGACCCGGTGGGGCCCGGTCCAGGTCCAGCTCACCGTCGAGAGCGGCAGGATCACCCAGGTCTCGGTCCTGCAGTACCCGGACGGCAACGGCAAGGACCAGCAGATCAACGCCCGCGCCCTGCCGGTCCTGATCTCCGAGACGGTCAGCGCCCAGAGTGCCGACATCGACATGGTCAGCGGTGCGACCGTCACCAGCCAGGGCTACCGGACATCGCTGCAGAGCGCCCTCGACCAGGCGGGCCTGTGA
- a CDS encoding sensor histidine kinase: protein MTGWLRRASTDTDPASARTDPDRVLLRRATTRMAWQLAAASAVVVVLAGLTALLISPLVRDHHGGRPGGPDRDDEILRDLLLIAAVVGVAIAGVVGFLIARRAVAPLGEALARQRRFVADAGHELRTPLTVMHTRAQLIARRMPPDDPSLPAMHQLLDDSRVLREIVDELLASAALTGDPSAGEPVRLRPLLSDIAASMGDLARQGGVRIEMQAPDDLTVVGAPIALRRAVSALVDNALGHTPAGGTVELAAVRDGTGVVVAVTDDGEGFGDQDPQELTRRFARGSRSADGPGGRRFGLGLALVREVAVAHGGELVLRPGPTGGARAELHLPARTG from the coding sequence GTGACCGGGTGGTTGCGGCGCGCCTCGACCGACACGGATCCGGCCTCGGCCCGGACGGATCCGGACCGGGTGCTGCTGCGCCGGGCGACCACCCGGATGGCCTGGCAGCTGGCCGCGGCCAGCGCCGTCGTCGTGGTGCTGGCCGGGTTGACCGCGCTGCTGATCAGCCCACTTGTGCGCGACCACCATGGTGGACGTCCCGGCGGCCCCGACCGGGACGACGAGATCCTGCGGGACCTGCTGCTCATCGCCGCGGTCGTCGGCGTGGCGATCGCGGGGGTGGTCGGGTTCCTCATCGCCCGCCGGGCGGTCGCGCCGCTCGGTGAAGCGCTGGCCCGGCAGCGCCGGTTCGTCGCCGACGCCGGTCACGAGTTACGTACTCCGCTGACGGTGATGCACACCCGGGCGCAATTGATCGCTCGGCGGATGCCGCCGGACGACCCGTCCCTCCCGGCGATGCATCAGCTGCTGGACGACAGCCGCGTACTACGGGAGATCGTCGATGAACTGCTGGCCAGTGCCGCCCTGACGGGCGATCCGTCGGCCGGGGAGCCGGTCCGACTCCGCCCCCTGCTGTCCGACATCGCCGCGTCGATGGGTGATCTCGCCCGTCAGGGCGGGGTGCGGATCGAGATGCAGGCCCCTGACGACCTGACGGTGGTCGGTGCCCCGATCGCGCTGCGGCGGGCGGTGTCCGCGCTGGTCGACAACGCGCTCGGCCACACCCCGGCCGGCGGCACGGTCGAGTTGGCTGCGGTCCGGGACGGCACGGGAGTCGTCGTCGCGGTCACCGACGACGGTGAGGGCTTCGGTGACCAGGACCCCCAGGAATTGACCCGCCGGTTCGCCCGCGGCTCGCGGTCGGCCGACGGGCCCGGCGGACGCCGCTTCGGGCTCGGGCTGGCCCTGGTCCGGGAGGTCGCCGTCGCCCACGGGGGTGAGCTGGTGTTGCGGCCGGGTCCGACCGGGGGCGCGCGGGCCGAACTGCATCTGCCCGCTCGCACGGGGTAG
- a CDS encoding response regulator encodes MRVVIGEDEALLRHGLRLVLGSADIEVAGAAENADDLIRLTDEVRPDMVITDVRMPPTHTDEGMVAALHVARTYPDMAVVVLSQYVQRRYAIELLTEKRRGIGYLLKQRIADVDTFCGDLRRIAAGGAVIDPEVVAIMVARASHDDTAISRLTPRQHEVLTLVAQGRSNGAIAAELVITEKAVVQHTSRIYDALGLAADDDGHRRVQAVLKYLTRESA; translated from the coding sequence ATGCGCGTGGTGATCGGCGAGGACGAGGCGCTGCTGCGCCATGGGCTCCGCCTGGTGCTGGGGTCCGCCGACATCGAGGTGGCGGGCGCCGCGGAGAACGCCGACGACCTGATCCGCCTGACGGACGAGGTGCGGCCGGACATGGTCATCACCGACGTCCGTATGCCGCCGACCCATACCGACGAGGGCATGGTGGCTGCGCTGCACGTCGCGCGGACCTACCCGGACATGGCCGTCGTCGTGCTCTCCCAGTACGTGCAGCGGCGGTACGCGATCGAGTTGCTGACCGAGAAGCGCCGGGGCATCGGTTATCTGCTCAAGCAGCGGATCGCCGACGTCGACACCTTCTGCGGTGACCTGCGGCGGATAGCGGCCGGCGGCGCGGTGATCGACCCCGAGGTCGTGGCGATCATGGTGGCCCGGGCCAGTCACGACGACACCGCCATCAGCAGGCTCACCCCCCGACAGCACGAGGTGTTGACCCTGGTCGCCCAGGGGCGGAGCAACGGCGCCATCGCCGCCGAGCTGGTCATCACCGAGAAGGCCGTCGTCCAGCACACGTCCCGGATCTACGATGCCCTCGGCCTGGCCGCCGACGACGACGGGCACCGGCGGGTGCAGGCCGTGCTCAAGTACCTGACCCGCGAATCCGCGTGA
- a CDS encoding FAD:protein FMN transferase: protein MITASPDDVRTPPDPAPIRRRVVHVMGMPVSLALRGRHTDDAAADSAWIRVVQTLREIDLTFSTYRPDSTISRLGRGQIALDDCPAEVREVLALGERAEQESGGAFSVRLPGPDGRTRLDPSGVVKGWAVDRAARHLDELTATDYCLSAGGDMLCRTVRPGAAPWRIGIEDPSDPTRVLAVVPVLDGGVATSGTTHRGAHLVDARTGATPDAVASVTVVAATVTDADIDATAAYARGPDAATWLRRRPGRSGLVVWRDGSLAVFGPSSD, encoded by the coding sequence GTGATCACCGCGTCGCCGGACGACGTCCGGACGCCGCCCGACCCCGCGCCGATCCGCCGACGGGTCGTGCACGTGATGGGCATGCCGGTCAGCCTGGCGCTACGCGGTCGGCACACCGACGACGCGGCCGCCGACTCGGCGTGGATCCGGGTTGTGCAGACCCTCCGGGAGATCGACCTGACGTTCAGCACCTACCGTCCGGACTCGACCATCAGCCGGCTCGGACGGGGGCAGATCGCCCTCGACGACTGCCCGGCCGAGGTCCGGGAGGTGCTCGCGCTGGGCGAGCGGGCCGAACAGGAGAGCGGTGGCGCGTTCAGCGTCCGGCTGCCCGGTCCGGACGGACGTACCCGGCTCGACCCCAGCGGCGTGGTCAAGGGCTGGGCGGTCGACCGGGCGGCCCGCCACCTCGACGAGCTGACCGCGACCGACTATTGCCTGTCCGCCGGCGGCGACATGCTCTGCCGCACCGTCCGTCCCGGAGCCGCACCCTGGCGGATCGGGATCGAGGACCCTTCCGACCCGACCCGCGTCCTGGCCGTCGTCCCGGTCCTCGACGGCGGCGTGGCCACCTCGGGCACCACCCACCGCGGTGCGCACCTGGTCGACGCCCGCACGGGTGCGACCCCGGACGCCGTCGCGTCGGTCACGGTCGTCGCGGCCACCGTCACCGACGCCGACATCGACGCGACCGCCGCCTACGCCCGCGGACCGGACGCGGCCACCTGGCTGCGACGTCGACCCGGCCGCAGCGGCCTGGTGGTCTGGCGCGACGGCAGTCTCGCGGTGTTCGGTCCGTCGTCCGACTGA